The Thermocrinis ruber genome has a window encoding:
- a CDS encoding efflux RND transporter periplasmic adaptor subunit encodes MWILLLSLVFLFACGKKEQKPQEQRTQKPVVITTYTVSSQEVEEYYTTKGYFESPQDVILKPEVSGRVAQLYVEEGAFVRKGQPLLKIDPSEYENTLRQLQAQLSQAKVNYENQRAIVERRRMLFEKELIAKEEYDNALAQLKAQEELLKSISSQIANAQLMVSKTVLRAPFSGYIAQRFVSVGDYLTPQSQTFRLVSLNPLRVVFQIPQELIAFGKVGKMVDLEVEGVGTLKGKVVFVSPTADQSRLLTLKALVDNRENLIKPGMYALVKLPTQKVSTFVVPERAVVLRGTKKIVWKVEGQKVMPVEVQVLKQGDGKAYIKADLKDGDQIALDNAFLLREGVAVEIKR; translated from the coding sequence ATGTGGATACTTCTTTTAAGCTTGGTTTTTTTGTTTGCCTGCGGGAAAAAGGAACAAAAACCCCAAGAGCAAAGAACACAAAAACCTGTGGTCATAACCACCTACACAGTCTCAAGCCAGGAGGTGGAGGAGTATTACACCACAAAGGGCTACTTTGAGTCTCCTCAGGATGTAATTCTTAAGCCAGAGGTAAGCGGGAGGGTTGCCCAGCTTTATGTGGAAGAGGGTGCCTTTGTAAGGAAAGGACAGCCCCTTTTGAAGATAGACCCATCCGAGTACGAAAACACCCTCAGACAGCTTCAGGCACAGCTCTCTCAGGCAAAGGTCAATTACGAAAACCAGAGGGCTATAGTTGAGAGAAGAAGGATGCTCTTTGAGAAGGAGTTGATTGCAAAGGAGGAGTATGACAACGCCTTGGCACAGCTCAAGGCACAAGAGGAGCTTTTAAAATCCATAAGTTCCCAGATAGCCAACGCCCAGCTTATGGTTTCGAAGACTGTCCTTAGGGCACCCTTTTCTGGCTACATTGCCCAACGTTTTGTAAGTGTGGGAGACTATCTAACTCCCCAGTCTCAAACCTTCAGGCTTGTATCCTTGAACCCTCTGAGAGTGGTCTTTCAGATTCCCCAGGAGCTGATAGCCTTTGGCAAGGTGGGTAAAATGGTGGATTTGGAGGTGGAGGGTGTGGGAACATTAAAAGGAAAGGTAGTCTTTGTGTCTCCCACCGCAGACCAAAGCAGGCTTTTGACCCTAAAGGCACTGGTGGATAACAGAGAGAATCTGATAAAGCCGGGCATGTATGCTTTAGTTAAACTGCCCACCCAAAAGGTTTCTACCTTTGTAGTTCCCGAGAGGGCTGTTGTTCTGAGGGGAACCAAAAAGATCGTGTGGAAGGTGGAGGGACAAAAGGTTATGCCAGTGGAGGTACAGGTCCTAAAGCAGGGAGATGGAAAGGCATACATCAAGGCAGACCTTAAGGATGGTGATCAAATAGCCTTAGATAACGCCTTCTTGCTCAGGGAAGGCGTTGCGGTGGAGATAAAGCGGTGA
- a CDS encoding HAD family hydrolase: MRKLCNIRLLIFDLDGTLIDSAEDIALHVGRVYRELKSKDVPADEVKKNIGDGARSLLANFFQGQELEEALERFLHYYISEPVIHTKPYEGVMETLEGLKERGILLAVATNKPHAITLEVLKRLKMFHYFDEVLGADLLPEKKPSPLPLLEIAKRLEVSPELGLMVGDSENDILAGRRAGMLTAHARWGYKAPQSPPDYHLDHPKDLLHLID; this comes from the coding sequence ATGCGAAAGCTGTGCAACATAAGGTTGTTGATCTTTGACCTTGATGGTACGCTCATTGACTCTGCGGAGGACATAGCCCTCCATGTGGGTCGTGTTTATAGAGAGCTCAAGAGCAAGGATGTGCCCGCCGATGAGGTTAAAAAGAACATAGGAGACGGTGCTCGAAGCCTTTTGGCAAACTTCTTTCAGGGACAAGAGTTAGAAGAGGCCCTGGAGAGGTTTTTACACTACTACATCTCAGAGCCCGTAATACACACCAAGCCCTACGAAGGAGTGATGGAGACCTTGGAGGGCTTGAAGGAAAGGGGAATACTTTTAGCTGTTGCTACCAACAAGCCCCACGCCATAACTTTGGAGGTGCTAAAAAGGCTGAAGATGTTCCACTACTTTGACGAGGTGCTGGGTGCGGACCTATTACCGGAGAAAAAGCCTTCCCCTTTGCCTCTGTTGGAAATAGCCAAACGTTTGGAGGTTTCTCCTGAACTTGGCCTGATGGTGGGAGACTCAGAAAACGATATTCTGGCAGGAAGGAGGGCTGGTATGCTAACTGCCCATGCCCGTTGGGGATACAAAGCTCCTCAGAGCCCACCGGACTATCATTTGGACCATCCCAAAGACCTTTTACACCTAATTGACTGA
- a CDS encoding ribonucleoside-diphosphate reductase subunit alpha: protein MKVVKRAGVLEDLDIGKIRIVIDFACKGLRVDPLELEMDAQIQFRDGITTKEIQQLLIRTAAEKVSAENPDWTYVAARLLLYDLYKDVGHLRGYKVKDKINGKYKPYNPESFYELIKECTERGIYGEYLLENYTKEEIDQLAHYIKPDRDLLFTYTGIKVLYDRYLVRDEEGRVIELPQEMYMLIAMTLAIPEKKEERLMWAKTFYDLMSEHLISLATPTLMNARRPYTQLSSCFVLTVDDDLYDIFDNVKKAGMISKFAGGLGIYLGKIRATGAPIRKFKGASSGVLPVVKIINDVMVYVDQLGMRKGSASITLDIWHKDVLDFLEVKTNVGDERKKAHDIHPAISIPDLFMKRLKENGKWTLFDPYWCKNVRDGKNLEDFYGEEFEELYLKLEKELPDYAKKEISAFELWKRLLTVIFETGEPYIFFRDTANRLNPNKHCGMVYSSNLCHEIVQNQSASTHISETLSEDGTITHVKKSGDVVVCNLGSINLGKVWTKEDLERVVPILVRMLDNVIEMNFYAIKEAEYTNKRYRAIGIGVSNYHYCLVKNGIPWESEEHLRFASSLFERIAYYAIKGSMELAKERGKYPLFDSSDWSKGIFFGRTPEENQRLSQENGNNFDWIGLAEEVKRNGMRNAYLLALMPTGSTSLIVSATPSIDPIFAKFYKEENMSGILPQVPPEVDKYFWYYKSAYNIDQEWIIRAAAERQKWIDQAQSLNLFIDPERIDGPTLSKLYTLAWELGLKTVYYCRSKSMTDIEECESCAT from the coding sequence ATGAAGGTGGTCAAGCGGGCGGGTGTATTGGAAGATCTTGATATTGGGAAGATAAGAATTGTGATAGACTTTGCCTGCAAAGGTCTAAGGGTGGACCCTCTTGAGCTTGAGATGGACGCACAGATACAGTTTAGAGACGGCATCACCACCAAGGAAATTCAGCAACTGCTTATCAGAACAGCTGCGGAGAAGGTTTCCGCAGAAAACCCTGATTGGACTTACGTTGCCGCAAGGCTTTTGCTTTACGACCTTTACAAGGATGTGGGACATCTCAGAGGCTATAAGGTCAAGGACAAAATCAACGGCAAATACAAACCCTACAACCCTGAAAGCTTTTATGAACTCATAAAAGAGTGCACTGAAAGAGGTATATACGGAGAGTATTTGCTTGAAAACTACACAAAGGAGGAGATTGACCAGCTTGCCCACTACATAAAACCAGACAGAGACCTTCTCTTTACCTACACGGGCATAAAGGTGCTCTATGACAGGTACTTGGTCAGGGACGAAGAGGGAAGGGTGATTGAACTTCCGCAGGAGATGTATATGCTCATTGCCATGACCTTGGCGATCCCAGAAAAGAAAGAAGAGAGGCTAATGTGGGCAAAGACCTTCTATGACCTTATGTCCGAGCACCTCATATCTTTGGCTACGCCCACATTGATGAACGCAAGACGGCCTTACACTCAGCTATCTTCCTGCTTTGTTTTGACGGTAGATGACGACCTTTATGACATCTTTGACAACGTGAAAAAGGCTGGGATGATCTCCAAGTTTGCGGGTGGGCTTGGCATATACCTTGGAAAGATAAGGGCGACGGGTGCTCCCATAAGAAAGTTCAAGGGTGCAAGCAGTGGAGTTCTGCCTGTAGTGAAGATTATCAACGACGTGATGGTGTATGTGGATCAGCTTGGGATGAGGAAGGGAAGTGCGTCAATTACGTTGGATATATGGCACAAGGATGTTTTGGACTTTTTGGAAGTCAAAACCAACGTGGGCGATGAGAGAAAGAAAGCCCACGATATACATCCTGCCATTTCCATACCAGACCTTTTCATGAAAAGGCTAAAAGAAAACGGCAAATGGACGCTTTTTGACCCTTACTGGTGCAAGAACGTCCGAGACGGCAAAAACTTGGAAGACTTTTACGGAGAGGAGTTTGAGGAACTTTACCTAAAGCTGGAAAAGGAACTTCCAGACTACGCAAAGAAGGAGATTTCTGCCTTTGAGCTGTGGAAGAGACTGCTTACTGTGATTTTTGAAACGGGAGAGCCCTACATCTTCTTCAGGGACACCGCCAACAGGTTAAACCCTAACAAACACTGCGGTATGGTCTATTCCTCAAATCTTTGCCACGAGATAGTGCAAAATCAAAGTGCATCCACCCATATCTCAGAAACACTATCAGAGGACGGCACTATAACCCATGTGAAAAAGTCTGGAGATGTAGTGGTGTGCAATCTGGGTTCTATAAACCTTGGTAAAGTTTGGACAAAAGAGGACTTGGAAAGGGTTGTTCCCATCCTCGTGCGGATGCTGGACAATGTGATAGAGATGAACTTTTATGCCATAAAGGAGGCGGAGTACACCAACAAACGCTACAGGGCAATAGGCATCGGTGTTAGCAACTACCATTACTGCCTTGTGAAAAACGGAATTCCTTGGGAGTCAGAAGAGCACCTTAGGTTTGCCAGCAGCCTCTTTGAAAGGATAGCATACTACGCCATAAAGGGTTCCATGGAGCTTGCCAAAGAAAGGGGCAAATATCCGCTTTTTGACAGCTCAGACTGGAGCAAGGGCATATTCTTTGGAAGGACGCCAGAAGAAAACCAAAGGCTTTCTCAGGAAAACGGAAACAACTTTGATTGGATAGGGCTGGCAGAGGAGGTTAAAAGGAATGGAATGAGGAATGCATACCTCTTAGCCCTTATGCCCACTGGTTCTACTTCTTTGATAGTATCCGCTACTCCTTCCATAGACCCGATCTTTGCTAAGTTCTACAAAGAGGAAAACATGTCGGGCATTTTGCCTCAAGTTCCGCCCGAGGTGGACAAATACTTTTGGTACTACAAATCCGCCTACAACATAGACCAGGAGTGGATCATCCGTGCGGCGGCAGAGCGTCAGAAGTGGATAGACCAAGCCCAAAGCTTGAACTTGTTTATTGACCCTGAAAGGATAGACGGTCCTACCCTCTCTAAGCTTTACACCTTGGCTTGGGAACTTGGGCTAAAGACTGTGTATTATTGTAGGAGTAAGTCTATGACGGACATAGAGGAATGCGAAAGCTGTGCAACATAA
- a CDS encoding LPS-assembly protein LptD, which produces MYNFRVLFVLFLLCFGLTFGVEVFSKYMEREPDGTLVAREEVEVYYENYYIRADEVRYNPQTKEVIAEGNVYVRSTDGKLEVKKGSYAYIDLNKKVGYFLNAEGRFQRFYFKAEKAEMEGDTYTVENGEITTCPPDRKEMVLCFSKARIDQKYVISENNSLRLFRVPFAYLPIFAYPVGERRSGLLPPTVGSNTYNTFIYQQPIYWAISKDKDATLTIDLRDKQAKGFSIEYRQAFFKEDDLQFKVSYYKEPIPPGKWWEGRDPTTFRENRYRVQLSLDLGNFKAGLDTISDPYLLEDTYLRARERTVPYLTSYVIYKKDFERFLITFEAKHFYDTTSLNNERTLQKLPEIALYWKSQQLWGPIFFSLFSSYTNFYREEGLRGQRLTLFPELSIPKNLFGRVFYSNLVFENLYYFGLNQQGYKQTVSSLYFSESVPFIFDLQAGNFKFKNFLKVGYSFREKDFNNPRFDNRDQLNRTSQIDALWTGSMGYKDKEFLNLYVSSAYNYLGKYTYGGITADRRLLPIRTIVSLKPFEGVSLTTDSLYDTEGGFPLRTSNSLNLSYKNNSLTLSYQTARNLLNQRTTDQTSLSFSTSYGTAVFGLLLTRDNRIGKDLVRQASLDYRGACWSLGLLARDNYSGTRGKHIKELYLTFNIFDLQRFTVPLKR; this is translated from the coding sequence ATGTATAATTTTAGAGTGCTTTTTGTTCTGTTTCTGCTGTGCTTTGGTTTGACCTTTGGTGTAGAAGTTTTTTCTAAGTACATGGAGCGTGAGCCCGATGGCACGCTCGTTGCAAGGGAGGAGGTGGAGGTCTATTATGAGAACTACTACATAAGGGCAGACGAGGTAAGATACAATCCCCAGACCAAAGAGGTTATTGCAGAGGGAAATGTGTATGTTAGGTCTACCGATGGAAAGCTTGAAGTAAAAAAAGGCTCTTACGCATACATAGACCTTAACAAAAAGGTGGGCTACTTTTTGAACGCAGAGGGTAGGTTCCAAAGGTTCTACTTTAAGGCCGAAAAAGCAGAAATGGAAGGAGATACATACACGGTTGAAAACGGAGAGATAACTACATGTCCTCCAGATAGAAAGGAAATGGTTCTTTGTTTTTCCAAGGCACGCATAGACCAAAAATATGTAATCTCCGAAAACAACTCCCTAAGGCTCTTTAGGGTCCCCTTTGCCTACCTTCCCATCTTTGCCTATCCTGTGGGTGAGAGAAGGTCTGGACTTTTGCCTCCAACGGTAGGGTCAAACACCTACAACACTTTCATCTACCAACAGCCTATATACTGGGCTATTTCCAAGGATAAAGACGCCACCTTAACCATAGACCTAAGGGACAAGCAAGCTAAAGGCTTTTCCATAGAATACAGGCAGGCATTTTTCAAAGAGGACGACCTGCAGTTTAAAGTTTCTTACTACAAAGAACCCATACCCCCTGGCAAGTGGTGGGAAGGTAGGGACCCTACCACCTTTAGAGAAAACAGATACAGAGTTCAACTGAGTTTAGACCTCGGGAATTTCAAGGCGGGCTTGGACACCATCTCCGACCCTTACCTTTTGGAAGACACTTACCTCAGGGCAAGGGAGAGAACAGTTCCATACCTTACCTCCTATGTGATCTACAAAAAGGATTTTGAAAGATTCCTGATAACCTTTGAAGCCAAACACTTTTATGACACCACCTCACTCAACAACGAAAGAACGCTACAAAAACTACCAGAAATTGCCCTCTATTGGAAGTCTCAACAGCTTTGGGGACCCATATTTTTTAGCCTTTTTTCCTCTTACACCAACTTTTACAGAGAGGAAGGGTTAAGAGGTCAAAGGCTCACACTCTTTCCGGAGCTTTCGATCCCCAAAAATCTTTTTGGCAGAGTTTTTTACTCTAACCTTGTCTTTGAAAACCTTTACTACTTTGGCTTGAACCAACAGGGCTACAAACAAACCGTATCCAGCCTCTATTTTTCAGAGAGCGTGCCCTTTATCTTTGACCTGCAAGCGGGAAACTTTAAGTTCAAGAACTTTTTAAAGGTAGGTTACAGCTTCAGAGAAAAGGACTTTAACAATCCAAGGTTTGACAACAGAGACCAACTTAACAGAACAAGCCAGATTGATGCCCTATGGACAGGCAGTATGGGCTACAAAGACAAGGAGTTTTTAAACCTATACGTTAGCTCCGCCTACAATTACCTTGGAAAATATACCTACGGAGGCATAACCGCAGACAGAAGACTTCTACCCATAAGAACCATCGTCTCGTTGAAGCCTTTTGAAGGCGTGAGCTTAACCACAGATAGCCTATACGACACAGAAGGAGGTTTCCCCCTGAGAACAAGCAACAGCCTTAACCTGAGCTACAAAAATAATAGCTTGACCTTAAGCTATCAGACTGCAAGAAACCTGCTAAATCAAAGAACCACCGACCAAACAAGTTTGAGCTTTAGTACCTCCTACGGTACAGCGGTCTTTGGTCTTCTTTTAACGAGGGATAACAGAATAGGCAAAGACCTTGTGCGACAGGCAAGCCTTGATTATAGAGGTGCCTGTTGGAGCCTGGGACTGCTGGCAAGGGACAACTACAGTGGCACAAGAGGTAAACACATAAAGGAGTTGTATTTGACCTTTAACATCTTTGATCTGCAAAGGTTTACAGTGCCTCTGAAGAGATAA
- the rpe gene encoding ribulose-phosphate 3-epimerase yields MKLLAPSILSADFYRLGEQIEAVIKGGADLLHFDVMDGHFVPNITFGPVVLESIKKHCNIPLDAHLMIENVDKYIPEFIKAGADMVSIHIENNYHIHRSIELIKSLGAKAGVVINPGTPLSLLEEVLHYVDFVLLMSVNPGFGGQKFIPRSLERLRRLKEMVNAINPKVLIEVDGGIKEENILEVARAGADILVVGSGIFAHQDVQAQTRKLKNLLISSEAL; encoded by the coding sequence TTGAAGCTTTTGGCACCCTCAATACTGTCTGCGGACTTTTACAGGCTTGGCGAGCAGATAGAGGCAGTTATCAAAGGTGGTGCGGACCTTCTGCACTTTGATGTAATGGACGGGCACTTTGTGCCTAACATAACCTTCGGACCTGTAGTTCTTGAGAGCATAAAAAAACACTGCAATATTCCCTTGGATGCCCATCTGATGATAGAGAACGTGGATAAGTACATTCCCGAGTTTATAAAGGCTGGGGCGGACATGGTCAGCATACACATAGAGAATAACTATCATATCCATCGTTCCATAGAGCTTATAAAGAGTCTTGGCGCAAAGGCGGGAGTAGTGATAAACCCCGGAACTCCTCTTTCCCTTTTAGAGGAGGTGCTCCACTACGTGGATTTTGTGCTTTTGATGTCGGTAAATCCGGGCTTTGGGGGGCAAAAGTTCATTCCAAGGTCTTTGGAGAGGTTAAGAAGACTAAAGGAGATGGTGAACGCCATCAATCCCAAAGTGCTCATTGAAGTGGACGGAGGCATAAAAGAAGAGAACATTTTAGAGGTGGCAAGGGCTGGTGCGGACATTTTGGTGGTGGGCTCGGGCATCTTTGCCCATCAGGATGTTCAAGCCCAAACGAGAAAATTGAAAAATCTTCTTATCTCTTCAGAGGCACTGTAA
- a CDS encoding homoserine dehydrogenase gives MEVKVGIVGCGVVGTGTVALLLENAKVIEEKTGIKLSISKVADKDWSRPREYEVPSTLRTTDYREVIESSDIVVELVGGKDFAKRLLLEALERGKHVVTANKHLLAEDGEEIFKKAKEKGLMVGFEASVGGGIPIIKALREGLVGNRVQNIYGILNGTTNYILTQMLEQDVSFDTALKRAQELGYAEADPSLDIDGWDSAHKITLLAFVGFGKLFPFEEVYVEGIRNIDLLDVELGKDLGYTLKLLAIAKRMDSEVELRVHPTFIPSDNPLAKVSDVYNAVLVEGDFVGKTMFYGRGAGSKPTASAVVSDIVDIAKSIGSCKSQSWLWESKEGFRINKNFYSRYYLRFDVPDRPGVLAKIANVLAEYQISIASVLQKEKVCKMAGREGQPIVPLVILTHKAYEMDMQRAIREIQQLPVVEGKPVIIRVEEEAY, from the coding sequence GTGGAAGTCAAGGTAGGCATAGTTGGATGCGGGGTAGTTGGGACTGGCACCGTTGCCCTGCTTTTGGAAAACGCAAAGGTCATTGAGGAAAAAACGGGCATCAAGCTTTCCATAAGCAAGGTTGCGGACAAAGACTGGAGCAGACCTCGGGAGTACGAGGTGCCCTCCACCCTAAGGACCACCGATTACAGAGAAGTTATAGAAAGCTCGGACATAGTGGTGGAGCTGGTTGGGGGTAAAGACTTTGCCAAAAGGCTCCTCTTGGAAGCCCTTGAGAGGGGAAAGCACGTAGTCACTGCCAACAAACACCTGCTGGCGGAGGATGGAGAAGAGATATTCAAAAAAGCCAAGGAAAAAGGGCTTATGGTGGGCTTTGAGGCGTCGGTGGGCGGTGGAATACCCATAATAAAAGCACTGAGAGAAGGGCTTGTGGGAAACAGGGTGCAGAATATCTACGGCATCCTTAACGGCACCACCAATTACATACTTACCCAAATGTTAGAGCAGGATGTTAGCTTTGACACTGCCCTTAAGAGGGCTCAGGAGCTCGGATACGCGGAGGCGGACCCTTCTTTGGACATAGACGGATGGGATTCTGCCCATAAGATAACCCTTTTAGCCTTCGTTGGCTTTGGAAAACTCTTTCCCTTTGAAGAGGTCTATGTAGAAGGCATAAGGAACATAGACCTCTTGGATGTGGAGCTGGGAAAAGACTTGGGCTACACTTTGAAGCTCTTAGCCATAGCCAAAAGGATGGATTCGGAGGTTGAACTGAGGGTGCATCCCACCTTTATTCCCTCCGATAACCCACTGGCTAAGGTCTCCGATGTATACAATGCAGTTTTGGTGGAAGGGGATTTTGTGGGAAAAACCATGTTTTACGGGAGGGGTGCGGGCTCAAAACCTACCGCCTCTGCGGTGGTGTCGGACATAGTGGATATTGCCAAAAGTATAGGCTCCTGCAAAAGTCAAAGTTGGCTTTGGGAAAGCAAAGAAGGGTTTAGAATAAACAAAAACTTTTACAGCAGGTATTATCTGAGGTTTGATGTGCCCGATAGGCCGGGAGTGTTGGCAAAGATTGCAAATGTCCTGGCAGAATATCAAATTAGCATAGCCTCCGTTTTGCAAAAGGAAAAGGTCTGCAAAATGGCGGGCAGAGAGGGGCAACCTATAGTGCCACTGGTGATCCTTACCCACAAAGCCTATGAGATGGACATGCAAAGGGCTATAAGGGAAATCCAACAGCTACCCGTGGTGGAAGGAAAGCCTGTTATCATAAGAGTTGAGGAGGAAGCCTATTGA
- a CDS encoding archaemetzincin family Zn-dependent metalloprotease: MFIYLIAVGSVEKRLLLACAKNVKEVFGFEVRISDVPVYYKSAYNPHRGQFSASKLLERIKAVHLPNMLKVVGITDVDLYEEGLNFVFGVGELNGRCALVSIYRLKTPDERLLFERTFKELNHELGHTFGLLHCNSPRCVMNFSNSVLEVDQKGRFFCEECQKKLKL; this comes from the coding sequence ATGTTTATCTATCTTATTGCGGTGGGTTCTGTGGAAAAGAGACTTTTGCTTGCCTGTGCGAAAAATGTAAAGGAGGTTTTTGGCTTTGAAGTTCGGATTTCGGATGTCCCCGTCTATTACAAGAGCGCCTACAATCCACACAGAGGACAGTTCTCCGCCAGCAAACTTTTAGAACGCATAAAGGCAGTGCATTTACCCAACATGCTAAAGGTGGTGGGTATAACTGATGTAGACCTTTACGAGGAAGGCTTGAACTTTGTATTTGGAGTGGGAGAACTAAATGGCAGGTGCGCCCTTGTTAGCATCTACAGGCTAAAAACTCCCGATGAAAGATTGCTTTTTGAAAGGACTTTTAAAGAACTCAACCACGAGCTTGGGCACACCTTTGGACTTTTGCACTGCAATAGCCCCCGATGTGTTATGAACTTTTCAAACTCCGTCCTTGAGGTAGACCAAAAGGGCAGGTTTTTCTGCGAGGAATGTCAGAAGAAGCTAAAGCTTTAG
- a CDS encoding methionine adenosyltransferase: MKNIVITPITFEPVYAQQVEIVERKGTGHPDTICDYLAEELSVALCKWYQENFGAIMHHNVDKALLVGGRAEPVFGGGEVIEPIEIYLVGRAILEKDGKELENVQEFVQNVVEKWISENLRNLDPKKHIKVYAKLKPGSKDLVELFERFQKKGEVPLANDTSFGVGFAPFDDLERAVYQTERFLNSSEIKEEHPEIGEDIKVMGVRFGEKIRLTVALAFVSKYIKNEDEYFAKKEEILRKTKNYIQELLGREVELFINTADTKGSVYITVTGTSAEQGDDGQVGRGNRVNGLITPYRPMSLEAAAGKNPISHIGKIYNTVAKKISERVVEEIEEVEEAYCYIVSQIGKPINEPQVLDVKIRTKKNLSAIQELARKIAEEELERMPDVWKGFLERRYSVA, encoded by the coding sequence ATGAAAAACATAGTGATCACTCCAATAACCTTTGAGCCTGTTTATGCTCAGCAGGTGGAGATTGTAGAAAGAAAGGGGACTGGACACCCAGATACTATATGTGATTACTTGGCGGAGGAGCTCTCCGTTGCCCTATGCAAGTGGTATCAGGAAAACTTCGGGGCAATTATGCACCACAACGTGGATAAAGCCCTCTTGGTGGGTGGTAGGGCAGAGCCCGTCTTTGGTGGAGGAGAAGTAATAGAACCCATAGAAATTTACTTGGTTGGAAGGGCTATTTTGGAAAAGGATGGTAAGGAACTTGAAAACGTGCAGGAATTTGTTCAAAATGTAGTTGAAAAGTGGATTTCTGAAAATTTAAGGAACTTGGATCCTAAAAAACATATAAAGGTGTACGCAAAGTTAAAACCTGGTAGCAAGGACTTGGTGGAACTTTTTGAAAGATTTCAAAAGAAGGGAGAGGTTCCTTTGGCAAACGACACCTCCTTTGGGGTAGGCTTTGCACCCTTCGATGACTTGGAGAGGGCGGTTTATCAAACAGAGCGGTTTTTAAACTCTTCAGAAATCAAGGAGGAGCACCCAGAAATAGGGGAGGATATAAAGGTTATGGGGGTGAGGTTCGGAGAGAAAATAAGGCTAACCGTTGCCCTTGCCTTTGTGAGCAAATACATAAAGAACGAAGACGAATACTTTGCTAAAAAGGAGGAAATTTTAAGGAAAACCAAAAACTACATACAGGAGCTTTTGGGAAGGGAAGTGGAACTCTTCATAAACACCGCAGACACAAAGGGTAGCGTTTATATAACCGTCACGGGCACCTCGGCAGAGCAGGGGGACGATGGACAGGTAGGAAGAGGCAACCGGGTTAATGGTCTTATTACTCCCTACAGACCCATGAGCTTGGAAGCGGCGGCAGGCAAAAACCCAATATCCCACATAGGTAAGATCTACAATACGGTAGCCAAGAAGATCAGCGAAAGAGTGGTGGAAGAGATCGAAGAGGTTGAGGAAGCGTACTGCTACATCGTTTCCCAGATAGGTAAGCCTATCAACGAACCACAGGTCTTGGATGTGAAGATAAGGACTAAAAAGAACCTAAGCGCCATCCAAGAGCTCGCACGTAAAATAGCGGAGGAAGAGTTGGAACGTATGCCAGATGTCTGGAAGGGCTTTTTGGAGCGTAGATACTCTGTAGCCTAA